A window of the Gossypium hirsutum isolate 1008001.06 chromosome A03, Gossypium_hirsutum_v2.1, whole genome shotgun sequence genome harbors these coding sequences:
- the LOC107927958 gene encoding acyltransferase-like protein At1g54570, chloroplastic yields the protein MASAILTFRVSPFSGIDPKLKPRFRAERLASGDDNLSVYSVNGGAGSVMEEKEKKGSFLNGGNGSLKPRIEQKMVKKRVCEELEVLWDDGYGTKTVKDYLIAAEEMIKPDGGPPRWFCPVECGQPINDSPLLLFLPGLDGVGMGLILHHKALGKVFKVQCLHIPVQDRTPFEGLVKLVEEAIRLEHTSRLNTPIYLVGDSFGGCLALAVAARNPTIDLVLILANPATSFGRSQLQPLFPILEAFPDGLHVTIPYLLSLVMGEPVKMATVGIEGRLSPLQKIEQLSGNLTALLPLLSGMANIIPKETLVWKLKLLKTASAYTNSRLHAVKAEVLVLASDKDNMLPSQDEAQRLMNSLSNCKVRRFKDNGHTLLLEDSLNLLTIIKGTCKYRHSKKHDFIADFVPPSMSEFKYAFDEVAGYIRFASGSAMFSTMEDGKIVQGLAGVPNEGPVLLVGYHMLMGLELSCLIEAFLREKKIMVRGIAHPELFWGKLQSSSNEFAFSDWVKVMGALPVTANYLFKALSTKSHVLLYPGGAREALHYKGEEYKLFWPEQPEFVRMAARFGATIVPFGTVGEDDIAELVLDYNDWMKIPVINERIKESIRDGIRIRDETDGEVGNQQLFIPGMLPKIPGRFYYLFGKPIKLKGREDLTKNREDANDLYLQVKSEVEQCIDYLLKKREEDPYRSIIDRTIYGALYSSVDQVPAFKP from the exons ATGGCATCTGCTATACTTACTTTCAGGGTTTCGCCTTTTTCTGGGATTGACCCAAAGTTGAAGCCTCGTTTTAGAGCTGAAAGATTAGCTAGTGGTGATGATAATTTGTCAGTGTATTCAGTGAATGGTGGTGCTGGTTCTGTAATGGAGGAGAAGGAGAAAAAAGGGTCATTTCTTAATGGTGGGAATGGGAGCTTAAAGCCTAGGATTgaacaaaaaatggtgaaaaaaAGGGTTTGTGAAGAACTTGAAGTGTTGTGGGATGATGGTTATGGAACAAAGACTGTGAAAGATTATCTTATTGCAGCTGAGGAGATGATCAAGCCTGATGGTGGACCACCTAGGTGGTTTTGTCCTGTTGAATGTGGTCAGCCTATAAATGATTCTCCTCTTCTTCTGTTTTTACCTG GGCTTGATGGTGTTGGTATGGGCCTCATTTTGCACCATAAAGCTCTTGGCAA GGTTTTTAAAGTACAATGCCTTCATATTCCTGTCCAAGATCGAACACCATTCGAAG gGCTGGTGAAACTTGTTGAAGAAGCAATAAGGCTTGAGCACACTTCCCGCCTGAATACACCAATCTATTTGGTGGGCGATTCGTTTGGAGGATGTTTAGCGCTTGCTGTTGCTGCTCGGAATCCAACCATAGACTTGGTTTTGATATTAGCTAACCCTG CTACATCATTTGGCAGGTCACAGTTACAACCGTTGTTCCCGATATTGGAAGCTTTCCCGGATGGACTCCATGTTACCATCCCCTATCTTTTGAGCCTTGTAATGG GTGAACCAGTGAAAATGGCAACTGTTGGTATCGAAGGTAGGCTttcgcctctgcagaaaatcgaACAGTTGTCCGGCAACCTCACTGCTTTGCTTCCTCTTCTTTCT GGTATGGCCAATATTATACCAAAGGAGACTCTCGTTTGGAAGCTGAAGTTGCTCAAAACAGCTTCTGCTTATACGAATTCGCGTCTCCATGCTGTTAAAGCCGAAGTACTAGTGCTTGCAAG TGACAAGGATAATATGCTTCCTAGTCAAGATGAAGCTCAACGTCTCATGAATTCATTATCGAATTGCAAAGTCCGTCGCTTCAAGGACAACGGACATACCCTTTTACTG GAAGATAGCTTGAATTTACTGACTATCATTAAAGGTACTTGCAAATACCGGCACTCCAAGAAGCACGATTTTATAGCGGATTTTGTGCCTCCCAGCATGTCGGAATTCAAATATGCATTCGATGAAGTAGCCGG GTACATACGATTTGCTTCTGGTTCGGCAATGTTCTCTACCATGGAAGACGGAAAAATAGTGCAGGGGCTTGCAGGGGTTCCAAATGAAGGTCCGGTGTTGTTAGTTGGTTACCATATGTTAATGGGACTCGAACTTTCTTGCCTTATCGAAGCGTTCTTGCGAGAGAAGAAGATTATGGTCCGCGGAATTGCACATCCAGAATTGTTTTGGGGGAAGCTTCAAAGTTCGTCCAATGAATTTGCTTTCTCTGATTGGGTTAAAGTTATGGGTGCATTGCCCGTAACAGCAAATTATCTGTTCAAAGCTCTGTCTACGAAATCCCATGTTCTTCTTTATCCCGGTGGCGCCCGCGAGGCCCTCCATTATAAG GGTGAAGAATACAAATTATTTTGGCCAGAACAACCCGAATTTGTACGAATGGCAGCACGATTCGGGGCCACAATTGTACCTTTTGGAACTGTAGGAGAAGATGATATAGCAGAA TTGGTTCTCGACTACAATGACTGGATGAAAATCCCCGTGATTAACGAGAGAATAAAAGAATCCATTCGGGATGGTATAAGAATAAG GGATGAAACAGATGGAGAGGTCGGAAACCAACAGCTCTTTATCCCAGGGATGTTACCAAAGATCCCAGGACGGTTTTACTATCTGTTCGGAAAACCGATAAAGTTGAAAGGAAGGGAGGATTTGACGAAGAACAGAGAAGATGCAAATGATTTGTATTTGCAGGTAAAATCAGAAGTTGAACAATGTATAGATTACTTGTTGAAGAAGCGAGAGGAGGATCCATATCGGAGTATAATCGATCGGACGATCTATGGCGCGCTTTATTCTTCTGTAGATCAAGTTCCAGCATTCAAGCCTTGA